taattttaataatattatttactatcatTTTATTAATGACAAGTTGATGCCCCAACGTTGTCCCCGTGGacttaggcttttaaaaatcccataggaactatGATTTTCAGAAATAAAATGAAGCaaggttataaaaataaaaacagccaTTACTCTTCACATCTTTAGCTGTATCCATAAAAAAATCACATAACATGTTGCTCTGCTGCAGtgtgactgaaggacaaacaaacacagtttttGCATGTATACatagatatgtatgtatataagtaggtacagagtGATTATTTGCTATGACATTCAAAACAACCATGCACTGTTAAGCTACATAATATTCTATCAGTCAGGAAAGTAATTTATCGGTCAGGGAAGTTGCACTGCAGGCAACtcaaaaaaatttgttgaatCTATGAATAGTGAGTGACTTGATAGCATAGCATACAAAGGCAAGGTCGATTAGATGCATTGTTTTACAAATTTAGTACCAGTAAGTTTTCTTAACAAAGCAGTTTGTTATCGATGAACTAAATAATAATGCAAGATCAGTGCGAAATTGGCCGTTCTAATGCGCCATTTTAAAGTGCTCACAAGGATGTACTCATAGTGCCCTTGAAAGTCTGTGTTACTATCTATCTCATGTATTTAATAAACTAATTATTCGTTGCAAAATAGTAGATAGTACATAACACTGCAATTCAATTATATTGCCATATAAATAGACATAATGAGAACTTTATGAATGAGAACAGCATCtcaaaagcaaaacaaaaacacGTGAATAGTTCCAGTCATAAAACCCCCGTAAAATTAAATAGTGGAAATAATGTGATTGAATATCGAAATCCAAGTAACTTACTGttttgaaaacaataaaatcattAGTAAAAACCATTTTAGAAAAGTTTTCTAACACCACGATTACACGTCAAAGCACAGACTAACATACTAACAAAAGTCAAAAATGGTCTCTGTGGCCCATGAAAAGGACTCTACCTCCATCTCACTCTCACTACCACAGACCGTTTTAATGCCATGCTGCAAAGAGCTGATTCTTGGATGAATGAATATCTCTATGACCCTATGACCTCATTTTTTGACTGTGGTCAAAGAGTATgtatatagatacctatttttttttacttcgtTTGTCGTTTTGACTTTTGCGgcacagagtaggtacattatgttTTGTAGTTTGTTTGTGGTCGTTATCAAAGAGAATATAAATTATTCACTggtcattattttttatgtgaTTAAAATCAATACGCAATTTATTTTTTGGAACAGCcagtagttaaataaatattacataaaaCATTAGGAAATTGAATAATGGCAAACGACGAACCAACGGACCTTGATTGGCTGCAATTGCGCCGTGATATGGGTCCAGTGCACCGTGTCGAAACTACGAAAGAAAAATTTATCAGAAAATTTAGCGAGAATCCttttgtacctataggtaatttaaattttcactAGGCATACATGAATGAATTTTGTATTTCCTTTGAAAACTTGTAAAACTTAATATatcatccatattaatattttaaatgtgaaagttactCTGTCTCTTATATTTTCTTTCACGCCAATTTCATGCATAAtccactgaaccaattttgacaaaatttagcTCAGACCATCCTTGAAGGACATAGGATAATCTTTATGCCAGATAATCAAAGAGCTCACACTGgagtttgaataaaaataaatccatGCAATGAAGAGATATCTAATGTCTGTCAGCTAGTTTCCTTTAGAGGACAAGTAACTAGTAAGCCAGTgatagttataatttttagaatatgttgATAGATCTAAAGCAAGTAATCACTGGCACAAGTAAGTAGTTACTCATAACAGGCCAATAAGTCTGTTttgagtaataaaaataaatgcccccaataccaagtacctacctagtagccAGATCTGGCTGCTATTGTTTGCAACCAATGCTTCTGCTTATCTGTATTGTGCTCCTGCCCATGTTATCtcaaaattttaattgttatttgttttatattgataatgataacaaagaatattatataggtacttatattcatTAATAGATTTCAATGTGCCAGCTGCACAAATCTATCAAATTAGAACTTTCCTTCAAATTTTGTAGTGAAAGCCCCCTTTCATGTTTGTTTTCATTGCTTGGACTGTGTATGCATGAAAGATTTCCACACAttctaaaatatatttgaatacttagatgaaatttaaaatttcctTCCCCAAATGTCTCCAAAGATTGTAagcgaaaaatctaaaataaattacttattagctaaacattacaggaaaaataaataaatcaaatagttttttaaagaaatcagcaataaaattttacaaacttAGTTTCACAGTTCCAAATAAAGGAGGTTTGTTTTTGAGCCAGTTCATTTAAGCAAATACCtaacttttattattaaaactttcTTTTCAAGCCTTGGTGGCTGAATCTGACTCACTATGGCCAtgtcttttaatttttataatagtgGGAAAGTTTAATTGTTCCTTTGTTTCAGGTTGCCTTGCAACTGCTGGAGCATTGTCGTATGgtttatggtgttttcgtacaAAAAGATCAAAATTATCACAGAAGATGATGCGTGTTCGTATTGTGGCACAAGGATTTACCATAGCTGCCCTCGTTGTAGGTGTTGTCATGGGTGCTGGGAAAtctcttaaaaataattaattttgttttaatgtacTAGATTTGTAAATgtgaaagagtgtctgtctgctatatTTTCATGCCCCATCTGTTTTTAACCGATTAAGATGTTTTAGTTCAGGGAAACGGACAtactcataggctactttgtatcccagaaaatcatgaGTGTCTTAGCGGATTCACGGACATAATCTAgttaaaataggtatataatataaggAGAAAAATGTTATGTAAAGTattttaatagaataaaatacctatttcagatagaatttgtattattttattagccATGGCCTGCCCAGCCTACTGATTCACTAATTCAGCGTcttaacactgaatgatagccaccaagctcatttgacattaattattatctgtaaTCCActggttttctatgaaaaaatattttaatatcgctAGGTGAGGCAGCAATGCAGAGCCATCAactaaccaatgtcaaatgaactcAGTGAAATTGAACTTCGAGAGGTTTTTAGGCGGCAGGAGTCTGACAAAACCACTGCTCCCCAAAGCTGATGGTATCCATCACATATCCATGATATATGATTTTCCTCACAAAAACAAAAGGGTCTGCTGCATCTGCTGTCATATAAATTTTGGGGCTtccatacttttttttaaattacctaccgCGCTTTTCCAGTGTATCTTCGTTAGCCAGACACACCATTAAAACCTAATAAATCATTGATTAAAACTAATGTTAATTTGATTATcaattaattaacattaatttttaaagtatgtTTTGTGAAATGTATATAGTTAACCCATAGGTAACCACAGCAAACAACTGCACATGAATAGCCGGCTTTATAATCTATTCACATTATAAAAAAGTGTGAGATAATATAGGTACACTCTCGCCGAGACCCAagagtttttaaatattttggttTTGGGCTCAAAAAGGCTAGAATCCAGAACAGTAAAGCCAGTTCATAGCCAgttcaaaaacaaaattcagttttggatttttttaatggTTTTATTTACAGCTCTGACCTGTAGCTTTTTTTAGTCTTCATTTTTGCATAGTTTGTAGTTTGGtggttggacttcgtctgtgatggcgtttgctggcgcgcgtgctgtgcttgtttggagtgtttttttttttgttaggcgtggctggtttttgtgttagttggtgttttttggtggtggaactgactgggaagcgctctaaagggacgccgcgcgtatgtcggcgggcgccggcgtagacggagtccatacttgtataaattcaataacttgaaaatatcacaaacttgacattggctaatcagagtaaagccagatttaaagaaaaaaaaaaaagtttggtgGTTGGTTggtcacagaccaataacatatgaGTTTAGTTGTCTTTAGTAGTACAAGTATTCTGTGGTCTTGTCTGTGTTTGTTTTGATTGAAAAAATTGGGTTTCGCTGCATAaactttatttcaaataaatgataaatgatTATACCAAGATTTCTGAATGTAATGAAGCCATAGATCGCAGCGATGAATGGATTCATAGCTGTCCACTGCGGTAAGTTAAGCTCAAATGTTGCATTTCATCAATCTCTTGGCATACCTATTTCTCATTCTATTTTAGGGGCTGGATTTCACAGTGATTCTTTAAGAAAGGATTACCAAAAAACTTGCTATGCCGCATGCAGAAGAGCTGCCGAAGCGCTATCACAAGGTGGAAATGCTGTTGATGCTGTAGAGAAGGCTATAATCGGTTTGTacacatcatttttttttaaattcattaccTATGTGAAATTTCTAGCACACACATAAAACCAGTTATTTATGTTGCAGAGTTGGAAAATAGCCCTTTAACAAATGCTGGATATGGATCAAATCTAAGTTGGGATGGATTAGTAGAATGTGATGCATCAATTATGAATGGGCAAACTTTACACTTCGGTGCATGCGGAGCTGTTTCAAATGTGTGGAACCCAATCACACTCGCCAAACAACTTTGCATTAAACAATGCGAGAGTCTTTCTTTAGGAAGAGTGCCACCCTGTATACTGACAGGCCAAGGAGCAAAAACATGGGCAGAAAGGATGGGCTTACAAATTGTTGATGACCAGAAAATGGTATCAAGTCGAGCATTTCGTAATTATAAACATTGTAAACGGAAGTTGAAGAGATATTCTGTTCAAAACGATTTAACGTTTAGTCCTTTAGATACTGTAGGAGCAATTTGTGTAGATTCAAATGGTGTAGTA
The window above is part of the Maniola jurtina chromosome 12, ilManJurt1.1, whole genome shotgun sequence genome. Proteins encoded here:
- the LOC123870387 gene encoding HIG1 domain family member 2A, mitochondrial, translated to MANDEPTDLDWLQLRRDMGPVHRVETTKEKFIRKFSENPFVPIGCLATAGALSYGLWCFRTKRSKLSQKMMRVRIVAQGFTIAALVVGVVMGAGKSLKNN
- the LOC123870376 gene encoding threonine aspartase 1, whose product is MNGFIAVHCGAGFHSDSLRKDYQKTCYAACRRAAEALSQGGNAVDAVEKAIIELENSPLTNAGYGSNLSWDGLVECDASIMNGQTLHFGACGAVSNVWNPITLAKQLCIKQCESLSLGRVPPCILTGQGAKTWAERMGLQIVDDQKMVSSRAFRNYKHCKRKLKRYSVQNDLTFSPLDTVGAICVDSNGVVASGASSGGVSLKHEGRVGQAASFGSGVWAVMSRDGIKPSIAACTSGCGEHLIRTQLAKNSAESLQESSPTLGLNKCLKEKFLESPFLWDIPERLGGSLALTFNPQVGEGELLWGHTTKTMCLGFMSTEIAKPKCVISYLPPKAEVGQKAVVSGVPFKVSMQPIPVLQWEVTTDLNLNGSL